A section of the Salvelinus sp. IW2-2015 linkage group LG7, ASM291031v2, whole genome shotgun sequence genome encodes:
- the LOC111966846 gene encoding toll-like receptor 5: protein MSAHHFRGMMRNRILLVIFGVYLQVVKCTPRCPLYGSIAVCTNLSLYQVPALPPYITHVYMRDNYISEINETSFSGLEGLKELDLSWQRVNGLTIRTNAFQRLANLAVLYLGHNRGLQIEPDAFVGLSNLRTLSLYVCDLTDSILQGNYLRPLVSLKTLDLYGNQVKRIQPAPFFVNMTDFQELNITLNQMESICEEDLLGFRGKHFRLLNLNSVYLYGMTQNGFDWKRCGNPFWNMSIETLDLSSNGFNVDKAKLFFNAIQGTKIHHIILEHSTMGKSFGFSNVKDPNKKTFNGLKNSGIKILDLSKCFIFALQYAVFSPLREVEDITLAQNKINQIDRGAFWGLENLQRLNLSHNLIGEIYSYTFDNLPNILELDLSYNHIGALGYQAFTGLPNLQILDLTGNSIRQLGTYGYLAPLPNLQLLRLADNKITSLEGLLGFANSTIILNVQNNRLTNLEDVYIVLAKFMRIERIWYGNNNIKWCIFSSNMSVPAVNSLKLLELRNIALQILWGHGVCLDVFENLIKLFSLDLSFNSLRALPDGIFKGLVSLEEMDLSFNSLTFLQPDIFPGSLKTVDLSYNFLSSPDPAAFSSLTWINLYRNRFHCDGGLKDFLTWMNRTNVTFPDPGVAEFSCEFPSDLHGVSLLNYSKVITEKYPKPSLTKM from the exons atGAGCGCGCATCACTTCAG GGGGATGATGAGGAACCGTATACTGCTGGTTATCTTTGGAGTCTACCTGCAAGTGGTGAAATGCACCCCAAGATGTCCGCTATATGGTTCTATAGCAGTTTGCACCAACCTGTCTCTATATCAGGTCCCTGCACTGCCTCCATACATTACCCATGTGTATATGAGGGACAACTACATCAGTGAGATAAACGAGACATCTTTCTCTGGGCTTGAAGGGCTAAAGGAACTGGACCTCAGTTGGCAACGAGTCAATGGGCTTACTATAAGAACTAACGCCTTTCAAAGACTGGCAAACTTGGCAGTGCTCTATTTAGGTCATAATAGAGGTTTACAAATTGAGCCAGATGCATTTGTGGGACTGTCCAACCTGAGAacactctctctgtatgtgtgtgacctGACTGACTCCATATTACAGGGCAACTATCTCAGGCCCCTGGTCTCTTTGAAAACGCTAGATCTGTACGGTAACCAAGTGAAAAGAATCCAACCTGCACCATTCTTTGTGAACATGACAGATTTCCAAGAGTTAAACATTACCCTAAACCAGATGGAAAGCATATGTGAGGAAGATTTGCTTGGCTTTCGTGGCAAACACTTTCGGTTGCTCAACTTGAACAGCGTCTATCTATATGGTATGACTCAAAATGGTTTTGACTGGAAACGATGTGGAAATCCCTTTTGGAACATGTCTATAGAGACACTTGACTTATCTTCCAACGGATTCAACGTGGACAAGGCAAAATTGTTTTTCAATGCAATCCAAGGAACGAAAATTCACCATATTATTCTGGAACACAGCACCATGGGAAAATCATTTGGTTTCAGCAATGTCAAAGACCCAAACAAGAAAACATTCAATGGCCTCAAGAATAGTGGCATCAAGATTCTAGATTTGTCCAAATGCTTTATATTTGCTTTGCAATATGCAGTATTCAGTCCACTAAGAGAGGTAGAGGACATAACATTAGCCCAAAACAAAATTAACCAGATTGACAGGGGGGCGTTTTGGGGTCTTGAAAATTTACAAAGGCTCAACCTGTCACACAATCTTATAGGGGAAATCTATTCTTACACATTTGACAATCTACCCAATATTTTAGAATTAGATTTATCTTACAATCATATTGGTGCATTGGGATATCAGGCATTTACAGGACTTCCAAACCTACAAATCCTGGATCTTACAGGAAACTCTATTCGGCAACTAGGTACATATGGTTACCTTGCACCACTACCAAACCTGCAACTTCTTCGTTTGGCTGATAATAAGATCACATCCTTAGAGGGCCTCTTGGGCTTTGCTAACAGTACTATCATACTGAATGTTCAAAACAACAGGTTAACTAATTTAGAGGATGTAtacattgtgttagctaaatTCATGCGCATTGAGCGTATCTGGTATGGTAATAACAACATAAAGTGGTGCATCTTTAGCAGTAATATGTCAGTGCCCGCTGTAAACTCTCTAAAGCTGCTGGAGCTAAGGAACATCGCCCTGCAGATTTTATGGGGACATGGAGTGTGTTTGGATGTATTTGAAAATCTTATCAAGCTTTTTAGTCTGGATTTAAGCTTTAACTCACTGAGGGCTCTCCCAGATGGCATATTCAAAGGTCTCGTCTCTCTGGAAGAGATGGATCTCAGCTTCAACTCTCTCACATTCCTCCAACCAGATATTTTCCCAGGGAGTCTCAAAACGGTTGACCTCTCTTAcaatttcctctcctctcctgacccAGCGGCTTTCAGTTCTCTCACCTGGATCAACTTATATAGGAATCGCTTCCACTGTGACGGCGGCCTGAAGGACTTTCTGACGTGGATGAACAGGACTAATGTGACTTTTCCAGACCCTGGCGTGGCTGAATTCAGCTGTGAGTTCCCCTCGGATCTCCATGGTGTCAGCCTGTTGAATTACAGCAAAGTCATAACGGAAAAGTACCCAAAACCatctttgacaaaaatgtaa